From a single Flavobacterium sp. genomic region:
- a CDS encoding zinc metallopeptidase has product MFDLGSMIIGGVVMLVSWLVSNRLQSKFDYYSKVHLRNGMSGAEIAEKMLADHGIHDVKVISTPGRLTDHYNPADKTVNLSEAVYNQRNAAAAAVAAHECGHAVQHAQAYSWLTMRSKMVPMVQISSSLVQWVLIGGILMINTFPSLLLIGIILFAVTTLFSIVTLPVEYDASNRALAWLKNKNMVSQQEYAGAEDSLKWAARTYLVAAIGSIATLLYYVMRYVGASRD; this is encoded by the coding sequence ATGTTTGACTTAGGTTCTATGATAATTGGAGGAGTTGTGATGTTGGTAAGTTGGTTGGTTTCAAATCGCTTACAGTCTAAATTTGATTATTACTCAAAAGTGCATTTAAGAAATGGAATGAGTGGTGCTGAAATTGCTGAGAAAATGTTAGCAGATCACGGTATTCATGATGTAAAAGTAATTTCTACTCCCGGAAGATTAACCGATCACTACAATCCTGCAGATAAAACAGTTAATTTATCCGAAGCAGTTTATAATCAAAGAAATGCAGCAGCGGCAGCCGTAGCAGCTCACGAATGTGGTCATGCTGTGCAACACGCTCAAGCTTATAGTTGGTTAACAATGCGCTCTAAAATGGTGCCAATGGTTCAAATTTCATCATCTTTAGTGCAATGGGTGTTAATTGGTGGTATTTTAATGATTAATACTTTTCCATCTTTATTGTTAATTGGAATTATTTTATTTGCGGTAACCACTTTGTTTTCAATAGTTACACTTCCTGTAGAATATGATGCAAGTAACAGAGCTTTAGCTTGGTTAAAAAATAAAAACATGGTAAGCCAACAAGAATATGCTGGTGCTGAAGATTCATTAAAATGGGCGGCTCGTACATATTTAGTTGCAGCAATTGGTTCTATTGCCACTTTATTGTACTACGTAATGCGTTATGTTGGTGCAAGTAGAGATTAA
- a CDS encoding Lrp/AsnC family transcriptional regulator, whose protein sequence is MKINHLQIEIDGIDKEILRDLMDDARKPILQIANKIGISGAAIHQRLRKLENSGVISGSKFVVDTKVLGYSTMAFIGIYLEKASSNSEVVKELKKIPEVLECHYTTGNWSILIKIICRDNEHLMQLLNKKIQPIDGVSRTETYISLEQQIERQIQL, encoded by the coding sequence ATGAAGATAAATCACTTACAAATTGAAATCGATGGAATCGACAAAGAGATCCTTCGCGATTTAATGGACGACGCACGAAAACCTATCTTACAAATCGCCAATAAAATTGGGATTTCAGGAGCTGCTATTCATCAACGGTTACGGAAATTAGAAAACTCAGGTGTAATTTCGGGTTCAAAATTTGTGGTTGACACAAAAGTTTTAGGTTACAGCACAATGGCTTTCATTGGAATTTATTTAGAAAAAGCATCGAGTAATTCCGAAGTGGTAAAAGAATTGAAGAAAATTCCTGAAGTATTAGAATGCCATTATACGACAGGAAATTGGAGTATTTTAATCAAAATCATTTGTAGAGATAACGAACATTTGATGCAATTGCTCAATAAAAAAATTCAACCCATTGATGGAGTTTCAAGAACGGAAACATACATTTCGTTGGAACAGCAAATAGAAAGACAAATTCAATTGTAG
- a CDS encoding saccharopine dehydrogenase family protein, which translates to MRHILVIGAGRSASSLIKYLLENSEKENLHVTIGDLSEELAKQKTNNNKNATAICFDIFNEAQRKAEIQKADIVVSMLPAHLHLEVAKDCITYKKHMVTASYISPAMQELDAAAKENGLVFMNEIGLDPGIDHMSAMKVLDEIREKGGNIILFESFCGGLVAPESDTNLWNYKFTWNPRNVVLAGQGGAAKFIQEGNYKYIPYSKLFRRTEFLEVKDYGRFEAYANRDSLKYRSVYGLDDALTCYRGTIRRVGYSRAWDILVQLGMTDDSYIIDNSEEMSYREFTNSFLPYHPTDTVEIKLRAIQKIDQDDVIWDKLVELDLFNPDKKVELVKATPAQILEKILAEKWALQPNDKDMIVMYHKFGYELNGENKQIDSTMVCIGDDQTYTAMAKTVGLPVAIATLKILNKEITTPGVQLPITKEVYTPILKELESYGVIFNEMEVPYLGYNPLNVKN; encoded by the coding sequence ATGAGACATATTTTAGTTATTGGAGCAGGAAGATCTGCTTCATCGCTCATAAAATACCTTTTAGAAAATTCGGAAAAAGAAAACCTTCATGTTACTATTGGTGATTTATCAGAAGAACTAGCTAAACAAAAAACTAATAATAATAAAAATGCAACGGCAATATGCTTTGACATTTTTAATGAAGCCCAACGAAAAGCTGAAATTCAAAAAGCTGACATTGTAGTATCTATGCTTCCAGCTCATTTGCATTTAGAAGTTGCTAAAGATTGTATTACCTACAAAAAACACATGGTAACTGCATCTTACATTAGTCCCGCAATGCAAGAATTAGATGCTGCTGCTAAAGAAAATGGTTTGGTTTTCATGAATGAAATTGGACTTGACCCAGGTATTGATCACATGAGTGCAATGAAAGTCTTAGATGAAATTCGTGAAAAAGGTGGAAATATCATTTTATTTGAATCATTTTGTGGTGGTTTAGTTGCCCCAGAAAGTGATACCAACTTGTGGAATTATAAATTTACCTGGAATCCAAGAAATGTTGTATTAGCCGGTCAAGGTGGTGCAGCAAAATTTATACAAGAAGGAAATTACAAATACATTCCCTATTCAAAATTATTCAGAAGAACTGAATTTTTAGAAGTAAAAGACTACGGAAGATTTGAAGCCTACGCCAATAGAGATTCGTTAAAATATAGAAGTGTTTATGGCTTAGACGATGCATTGACTTGTTATCGTGGAACAATCAGAAGAGTAGGATATTCAAGAGCTTGGGACATTTTAGTACAACTTGGAATGACTGATGATTCCTATATAATTGATAATTCAGAAGAAATGTCTTATCGCGAATTTACGAATTCCTTTTTACCTTATCATCCAACAGATACTGTAGAAATTAAGTTAAGAGCTATTCAAAAAATAGATCAAGATGATGTTATTTGGGATAAATTAGTAGAATTAGATTTATTTAATCCCGATAAAAAAGTAGAATTAGTAAAAGCCACTCCTGCACAAATTTTAGAAAAAATATTAGCTGAAAAATGGGCATTACAACCAAATGATAAAGATATGATTGTAATGTATCATAAATTTGGTTACGAATTAAATGGAGAAAATAAACAAATTGATTCTACAATGGTTTGTATTGGCGATGATCAAACCTACACAGCAATGGCAAAAACTGTTGGTTTACCTGTGGCTATTGCAACATTAAAAATTTTAAACAAAGAAATTACAACTCCTGGCGTTCAATTACCTATTACAAAAGAAGTATATACTCCAATATTAAAAGAATTGGAAAGTTATGGCGTAATTTTTAACGAAATGGAAGTTCCTTATTTGGGTTATAATCCATTAAATGTAAAAAATTAA
- a CDS encoding DUF423 domain-containing protein → MDKKILLGAAFLGITAIILGAFGAHALKKVLSVEQLQSFEVGVRYQMYHALFLLFIGVFAFLNEKERLLIFWLTILGVLFFSGSIYLLATNGITNLKTKFLGPVTPVGGFLLILAWGYLFCVILSKKQ, encoded by the coding sequence ATGGACAAAAAAATTCTTTTAGGTGCTGCTTTTTTAGGTATTACAGCAATCATTTTAGGTGCTTTTGGAGCGCATGCTTTAAAAAAAGTGCTTTCTGTAGAGCAATTACAGTCTTTTGAAGTGGGTGTTCGTTATCAAATGTATCATGCGTTGTTCTTATTGTTTATTGGTGTTTTTGCTTTTTTAAATGAAAAGGAACGTTTGTTGATTTTTTGGTTAACAATTTTAGGAGTGCTGTTTTTTTCAGGTTCAATTTATTTATTGGCTACAAATGGTATTACAAATTTAAAGACTAAATTTTTAGGACCAGTTACTCCTGTAGGTGGTTTTCTGCTAATATTGGCTTGGGGTTATCTTTTTTGTGTGATTTTAAGTAAAAAACAATAA
- the pckA gene encoding phosphoenolpyruvate carboxykinase (ATP), with protein MDTNNQITKSISLEKYGIFDVSEIIYNPSYEFLYNEELNTALEGFEKGQLSELGAINVMTGEFTGRSPKDKYIVKDSVTENTIWWNSDKAANDNKPISQDTWNALKETTVKQLSNKKLYVVDAFCGANENTRLKVRFIMEVAWQAHFVKNMFIRPTDAEIENFGEPDFIVMNGSKTSFKDFAAHGLNSEVYVAFNLTEKIQLIGGTWYGGEMKKGLFSMMNYYLPLQGIASMHCSANKGKDGDVAVFFGLSGTGKTTLSTDPKRELIGDDEHGWDNDGVFNFEGGCYAKTIDLSAANEPDIFGAIKRDALLENVTVDANGKIDFKDGSVTQNTRVSYPINHIENIVRPVSKAGHATKVIFLTADAFGVMPPVSKLTPDQTKYYFLSGFTAKLAGTERGVTQPEPTFSACFGKAFLSLHPTKYGEELVKKMEQHNATAYMVNTGWNGTGKRISIKDTRAIIDAILDGSIEKAETKIVPTFNFAVPTALPNVDTNILDPRNTYANAAEWQTKAEDLASRFIKNFVQYTDNEEGKSLVAAGPQL; from the coding sequence ATGGATACTAATAATCAAATTACGAAATCGATTTCGTTAGAAAAATACGGAATTTTTGATGTGTCAGAAATAATCTACAATCCTTCCTATGAGTTTTTATATAATGAGGAATTAAATACCGCATTAGAAGGTTTTGAAAAAGGACAGCTATCAGAACTTGGAGCAATTAATGTAATGACAGGTGAATTTACAGGTCGTTCTCCTAAAGATAAATACATTGTTAAAGATAGTGTTACAGAAAATACAATTTGGTGGAATTCGGATAAAGCTGCAAATGATAACAAGCCAATCTCACAAGACACTTGGAATGCTTTAAAAGAAACTACAGTTAAGCAATTATCAAATAAAAAATTATACGTTGTTGACGCTTTTTGTGGTGCAAACGAAAACACAAGATTGAAAGTTCGTTTCATCATGGAAGTTGCATGGCAAGCACACTTTGTGAAAAACATGTTTATTCGTCCAACAGATGCAGAAATAGAAAACTTTGGTGAGCCAGATTTCATCGTAATGAATGGTTCTAAAACAAGTTTCAAAGATTTTGCAGCTCATGGATTAAATTCTGAAGTATATGTGGCGTTCAACTTAACAGAAAAAATCCAATTAATTGGAGGAACTTGGTACGGTGGAGAAATGAAAAAAGGATTGTTCTCTATGATGAACTATTACTTACCATTACAAGGAATTGCTTCTATGCACTGTTCGGCTAACAAAGGAAAAGATGGCGATGTTGCTGTATTTTTCGGATTATCTGGAACAGGAAAAACTACTTTATCTACTGACCCAAAACGTGAATTAATCGGAGACGACGAACATGGTTGGGATAATGATGGAGTTTTCAACTTTGAAGGTGGATGTTACGCTAAAACTATCGATTTAAGTGCAGCAAACGAACCGGATATTTTCGGAGCTATCAAAAGAGATGCGCTATTAGAAAACGTAACTGTTGATGCTAACGGAAAAATTGATTTTAAAGATGGTTCAGTAACACAAAACACGCGTGTTTCTTACCCAATAAACCATATTGAAAATATTGTAAGACCAGTTTCTAAAGCAGGTCACGCTACGAAAGTTATTTTCTTAACAGCTGATGCATTCGGAGTAATGCCCCCTGTTTCTAAATTAACACCAGATCAAACTAAATATTACTTCTTATCTGGATTTACTGCTAAATTAGCAGGAACTGAAAGAGGAGTAACACAACCTGAACCAACATTCTCTGCTTGTTTCGGAAAAGCGTTCTTATCTTTACACCCGACAAAATATGGGGAAGAATTAGTTAAGAAAATGGAGCAACACAATGCTACTGCTTATATGGTAAACACAGGTTGGAACGGAACAGGAAAACGTATTTCAATTAAAGATACGAGAGCTATTATTGATGCTATTTTAGATGGTTCAATTGAGAAAGCAGAAACTAAGATAGTACCAACATTTAATTTTGCAGTTCCAACAGCATTACCAAATGTAGACACGAATATTTTAGATCCAAGAAACACCTATGCTAATGCTGCTGAATGGCAAACAAAAGCAGAAGATTTGGCTTCAAGATTTATCAAAAACTTTGTTCAATATACGGATAACGAAGAAGGAAAATCATTAGTAGCGGCTGGTCCTCAGTTGTAA
- a CDS encoding cold-shock protein, translating into MRTGKVKFFNESKGYGFITDDETGKDIFVHASGMRVESLNEGDAVSYEEEEGRKGKVAAQVVVIED; encoded by the coding sequence ATGCGCACAGGCAAAGTTAAATTCTTCAATGAATCAAAAGGTTACGGTTTTATTACAGATGATGAAACAGGAAAAGACATTTTCGTACACGCAAGCGGAATGAGAGTTGAATCTCTTAATGAAGGTGATGCAGTTAGTTACGAAGAAGAAGAAGGAAGAAAAGGTAAAGTAGCTGCTCAAGTAGTAGTTATCGAAGACTAA
- the aspS gene encoding aspartate--tRNA ligase produces MYRSHNCGELNASHINTEVTLAGWVQKSRDKGFMIWVDLRDRYGITQLIFDEQRTDKAVIEKAKSLGREFVIQIKGTVIERVSKNPNMATGDVEILVTELTILNEAQLPPFTIEDETDGGEDIRMKYRYLDIRRNPVKNNLLFRHKVSMEVRKYLSDQGFCDVETPYLIKSTPEGARDFVVPSRMNEGQFYALPQSPQTFKQLLMVGGMDKYFQIVKCFRDEDLRADRQPEFTQIDCEMAFVEQEDILDMFEGLTRHLLKEIKGIEVDKFPRITYDYAMKTYGNDKPDIRFEMKFGELNAVAQHKDFPVFNSAELVVGIAAPGCANYTRKEIDALIDWVKRPQVGALGMVYVKCEEDGSFKSSVDKFYDQEDLKKWAEITNAKPGDLILILSGNANKVRTQLSALRMEVATRLGLRKSDEFAPLWVVDFPLLEWDEESGRYHAMHHPFTSPKPEDMALIETEPGKVRANAYDMVLNGNEIGGGSIRIHDRDLQSRMFDLLGFSKEEALAQFGFLMNAFEFGAPPHGGLAFGLDRLVSILGGQETIRDFIAFPKNNSGRDVMIDAPSTIDEAQLQELHIKLR; encoded by the coding sequence ATGTACAGAAGTCATAACTGTGGCGAATTAAACGCTTCACACATCAATACAGAAGTTACCCTTGCAGGTTGGGTTCAAAAATCGAGAGATAAAGGATTTATGATTTGGGTTGATTTACGTGACCGTTATGGTATCACGCAATTAATCTTTGATGAACAAAGAACTGACAAAGCAGTTATTGAAAAAGCAAAATCTTTAGGAAGAGAATTTGTAATCCAAATCAAAGGAACGGTTATAGAACGTGTTTCTAAAAATCCAAATATGGCAACTGGTGACGTTGAAATTTTAGTTACCGAATTAACTATTTTAAACGAAGCACAATTGCCACCTTTTACGATTGAAGATGAAACGGATGGTGGTGAAGATATTCGTATGAAATATCGTTATTTAGATATCAGAAGAAATCCGGTTAAAAATAATTTATTATTCCGTCACAAAGTATCCATGGAAGTTAGAAAATATCTATCTGACCAAGGTTTTTGTGATGTGGAAACGCCTTATTTAATTAAATCTACTCCAGAAGGTGCGCGTGATTTCGTAGTGCCAAGTAGAATGAATGAAGGGCAGTTTTATGCACTTCCACAATCGCCACAAACGTTTAAACAATTATTGATGGTAGGTGGAATGGACAAATATTTCCAAATTGTGAAATGTTTCCGTGACGAAGATTTACGTGCTGACCGTCAACCAGAATTCACACAAATCGACTGCGAAATGGCATTCGTAGAGCAAGAAGATATTTTAGATATGTTCGAAGGCTTAACGCGTCATTTACTAAAAGAAATCAAAGGAATTGAAGTAGATAAATTCCCAAGAATTACCTACGATTATGCCATGAAAACTTACGGTAATGACAAACCAGATATTCGTTTTGAAATGAAATTCGGGGAGTTAAATGCTGTAGCTCAACATAAAGATTTTCCAGTATTTAATTCAGCTGAATTAGTTGTTGGAATCGCAGCACCAGGCTGTGCAAATTACACTAGAAAAGAAATTGATGCTTTAATTGATTGGGTAAAACGTCCTCAAGTTGGAGCATTAGGAATGGTTTATGTAAAATGTGAAGAAGATGGTTCATTCAAATCATCAGTAGATAAATTCTACGATCAAGAAGATTTGAAAAAATGGGCTGAAATTACCAATGCAAAACCGGGAGATTTAATCTTAATCTTATCGGGTAATGCAAATAAAGTTAGAACACAATTATCGGCACTTCGTATGGAAGTAGCTACTCGTTTAGGCTTGAGAAAATCAGATGAATTTGCACCATTATGGGTAGTAGATTTTCCATTATTAGAATGGGACGAAGAAAGTGGAAGATACCACGCAATGCATCATCCATTTACCTCTCCAAAACCAGAAGACATGGCATTAATTGAAACTGAACCAGGAAAAGTTCGTGCCAATGCCTATGATATGGTATTAAACGGAAACGAAATAGGTGGAGGTTCTATTCGAATTCACGACAGAGACTTACAAAGTAGAATGTTTGATTTATTAGGTTTTAGTAAAGAAGAAGCTTTAGCGCAATTCGGATTTTTAATGAATGCTTTTGAATTTGGAGCGCCACCACACGGAGGTTTAGCTTTCGGATTGGATCGATTAGTTTCTATTTTAGGCGGACAAGAAACGATTCGTGATTTTATTGCATTCCCAAAAAACAACTCGGGAAGAGATGTGATGATTGATGCTCCTTCAACAATTGATGAAGCGCAATTACAAGAATTACATATTAAATTAAGATAA
- a CDS encoding TlpA family protein disulfide reductase → MKKTFILFFVAILSGFAQNTSNTVSLNVKIANRFSDTITVSSGRTFKQKVGINKNGVFQTTFEASKDGGFYRLNDGNEGTTLFLKNGYDLTVTLDTKDFDETLVYKGKGANENNYLAQKALSDEKFEMELEPLFDADEATFKAALSKKKANDISMIDGKGFDQSLVTMLRPSFEQEEKFLLEYYTQKVAAKKMEGIASPTFEYENHKGGKTKLEDLKDKYVYIDVWATWCGPCLAEIPHLKKVEEKYHGKNIEFISISVDVEKDYEKWKKMVTSKELGGIQLFADKNWTSDFIKAFGINSIPRFILIDPNGKVVKADAPRPSSVSLVELLDGLVK, encoded by the coding sequence ATGAAAAAAACATTCATTTTATTTTTTGTTGCTATTCTTTCTGGATTTGCGCAAAATACCTCCAATACGGTTTCTTTAAACGTAAAAATTGCTAACAGATTTTCTGACACGATAACTGTTTCTTCGGGGAGAACTTTTAAACAAAAAGTAGGAATAAATAAAAATGGAGTGTTTCAAACCACTTTTGAAGCATCTAAAGACGGCGGTTTTTATCGTTTGAACGATGGTAACGAAGGAACTACTTTATTTTTAAAAAACGGGTATGATTTAACAGTGACATTGGATACCAAAGACTTTGATGAAACACTTGTTTACAAAGGGAAAGGAGCTAACGAAAATAATTATTTAGCACAAAAAGCGTTATCTGATGAAAAATTTGAAATGGAATTAGAACCTTTGTTTGATGCAGATGAAGCCACATTTAAAGCTGCTTTATCAAAAAAGAAAGCGAATGATATAAGTATGATTGACGGAAAAGGATTTGATCAATCTTTGGTTACTATGTTACGTCCTTCATTTGAGCAAGAGGAAAAATTCTTATTAGAATATTACACTCAAAAAGTGGCTGCAAAAAAAATGGAAGGAATTGCTTCTCCTACATTTGAATATGAAAACCATAAAGGTGGAAAAACAAAGCTTGAAGATTTAAAGGACAAATATGTATATATAGATGTTTGGGCTACTTGGTGCGGACCATGTTTAGCTGAGATTCCTCACTTAAAAAAAGTAGAAGAAAAATATCACGGGAAAAATATTGAATTTATAAGTATTTCTGTTGATGTTGAGAAAGATTATGAGAAATGGAAGAAAATGGTTACTTCTAAAGAATTAGGAGGAATTCAGTTGTTTGCAGATAAAAATTGGACTTCCGATTTTATTAAAGCCTTTGGTATAAATTCAATTCCAAGATTTATATTGATTGATCCAAATGGGAAAGTAGTAAAGGCTGATGCACCAAGACCTTCTTCAGTTTCTTTGGTAGAATTATTAGATGGATTAGTAAAATAA
- a CDS encoding toxin-antitoxin system YwqK family antitoxin, with product MKKLVIAAVLLVSSLSFAQEVKPKLEVVNEMVKATYYYDNGQVKQEGYYLDGKLHGKWMAYNEDGSKQSIGEYNKGAKTGKWFFWSDASLNEVDFSDSRIAEVKKWSKDVLVKN from the coding sequence ATGAAAAAATTAGTGATTGCAGCGGTTTTATTGGTTTCAAGTTTGTCATTTGCACAAGAAGTAAAACCAAAATTAGAAGTAGTAAATGAAATGGTAAAAGCAACATATTATTATGATAACGGTCAAGTAAAACAAGAAGGTTATTACTTAGATGGTAAATTACATGGTAAATGGATGGCTTATAATGAGGATGGAAGTAAACAATCTATTGGAGAGTACAACAAAGGTGCTAAAACAGGTAAATGGTTTTTTTGGAGTGATGCTTCCTTAAATGAAGTTGATTTTTCTGATAGCCGTATTGCTGAAGTAAAAAAATGGTCAAAAGATGTTTTAGTTAAAAACTAA